From Candidatus Zixiibacteriota bacterium, one genomic window encodes:
- a CDS encoding MGMT family protein, with protein MTSSFHQKAIAAILKIPLGKVATYGQIALLAGSSRGARQVVRVLHSSSKKASLPWYRVVNREGRISLGRGQGYELQKALLVDEGVEFRLNGSIDLNEYQWTP; from the coding sequence ATGACAAGCTCGTTCCACCAAAAGGCTATTGCGGCCATACTGAAAATCCCGCTCGGCAAAGTTGCCACCTATGGCCAGATCGCATTGCTGGCCGGAAGTTCACGCGGAGCACGTCAAGTAGTACGGGTGTTGCATTCGTCATCGAAAAAAGCGAGCCTTCCCTGGTATCGGGTGGTTAACCGTGAGGGTCGTATTTCGCTCGGACGGGGGCAGGGCTACGAACTCCAGAAAGCACTTCTTGTGGACGAGGGGGTAGAATTCCGCCTCAACGGTTCCATTGATCTGAACGAATACCAGTGGACGCCATAG
- a CDS encoding response regulator has protein sequence MKVLMIGHSSPAWDSLAGNVSDAGYDVISAYSDRQSFKMLEQNIEAGIVLLDVSSVTDNGIKFLRDVKIDRRLQSVAVMMVGQKFDEATVREYHKLGVHDIMMLPIAMPTLVAKLSKAELDVRRTILVVDDEPMIVELLTNFMEMERYEVLAAYSGEQALEQLHSTAVHAVVSDIMMPGMSGLELLVEVKLNYPGIPFILITGHSGQYTPQSAIEAGADGFFSKPFHNIDLSYTLRRVLQHIPATINSHTVSRQKKEVTTDQ, from the coding sequence TTGAAAGTACTGATGATTGGGCATAGTTCGCCAGCTTGGGATTCGCTGGCTGGCAACGTCAGCGATGCGGGCTACGACGTGATTTCAGCCTACTCTGATAGGCAGAGTTTCAAAATGCTCGAACAAAACATTGAGGCGGGAATTGTGCTGTTGGATGTGAGTTCTGTCACTGATAATGGAATCAAATTCCTCAGGGATGTCAAAATAGACAGACGACTCCAATCTGTGGCGGTCATGATGGTTGGGCAGAAATTTGATGAAGCAACGGTTCGCGAGTATCATAAACTTGGCGTCCATGACATCATGATGCTGCCTATCGCTATGCCTACGCTGGTAGCCAAACTCTCAAAGGCAGAGTTAGATGTCAGACGAACCATCCTCGTTGTGGATGATGAGCCGATGATCGTCGAATTACTAACTAATTTCATGGAGATGGAAAGATACGAGGTTCTCGCTGCATATTCCGGCGAACAGGCTCTCGAACAGTTACACTCAACCGCCGTTCACGCGGTCGTTTCGGATATTATGATGCCCGGAATGAGCGGACTGGAACTTCTGGTAGAAGTCAAGCTCAACTACCCCGGAATACCGTTCATACTGATTACAGGACATTCGGGCCAATATACTCCTCAGTCGGCTATTGAGGCCGGTGCCGATGGTTTCTTCAGTAAACCCTTTCACAACATAGATTTGTCTTATACTCTAAGAAGAGTGCTGCAGCATATTCCGGCGACCATCAACTCTCATACTGTCTCCAGGCAAAAGAAAGAAGTCACAACCGACCAGTGA
- a CDS encoding RidA family protein: protein MKKIIKTNHAPDALGPYSQGVKADCGTVVYTSGQIGIDPQTKQLAGTTAAEQCRQVMENLKVILVAGGADLSHVVKTTIFLVDIADFAAVNEVYGEYFDDNPPARATIQAAALPMGALVEIDAIAVVCDSH from the coding sequence ATGAAGAAAATCATTAAAACTAACCATGCCCCCGACGCGTTGGGGCCATATTCGCAGGGCGTCAAGGCCGACTGTGGGACCGTTGTCTACACTTCGGGCCAGATCGGGATCGACCCCCAGACAAAACAATTGGCAGGAACAACCGCCGCCGAACAATGTCGCCAGGTGATGGAGAATCTGAAAGTTATCCTCGTTGCAGGTGGAGCAGACTTGTCTCATGTCGTTAAGACGACGATCTTTCTGGTCGACATCGCTGATTTTGCTGCTGTTAATGAGGTCTATGGTGAGTATTTCGATGACAACCCGCCAGCCCGCGCCACTATCCAGGCGGCGGCGCTACCAATGGGTGCATTGGTCGAGATTGATGCGATAGCGGTTGTGTGTGATTCGCATTGA
- a CDS encoding VWA domain-containing protein: MHKMLLILSVVALAILMIAVGCDDKDQSYLTKYYDSPNQQDEGPPDIECNNIVPSASFSTEPGNSSHVRINVSGLYNPVTEQPIVPQAGVNFFVEEDGVIKAIQIKRVDTSNTLMADVVFTVDYSESMSGEADAVAAGIIDFAQQLEATGLDVQFGCVGYYGNIRGAINLGTAAQLESYLNERNGVPRSGTSRVRDFAGLDSTALHDEAATFASDHNTSAENGIVGVFFADSMFNWRSGASRQFINFTDESTQPSGIAHWGTEYMCQQLAGHVNIHTVFSGFSLSDPFVPADTIASWTDLYDERPWWMSECTGGTIEFIDPGDATFDLSNLPVVAAMSNSYLVTFTTSDPDGTHTIRIYVYDEGADGVIEFIDIQYGP; this comes from the coding sequence ATGCATAAAATGCTGCTAATTCTGTCAGTGGTGGCGTTGGCCATACTGATGATTGCGGTCGGATGTGACGACAAGGATCAGTCCTATCTGACCAAGTACTATGATTCCCCGAACCAACAGGATGAGGGGCCTCCTGATATTGAGTGTAACAACATCGTTCCTTCAGCGAGCTTCAGCACTGAACCTGGCAATTCCAGCCATGTGCGGATCAATGTTTCCGGACTCTACAATCCGGTGACGGAACAGCCAATTGTTCCTCAGGCTGGTGTGAATTTCTTTGTCGAAGAGGATGGCGTTATCAAAGCCATTCAGATAAAGCGTGTTGATACGAGCAATACTCTCATGGCTGATGTTGTGTTTACAGTGGACTATTCGGAGAGTATGTCCGGGGAGGCAGATGCGGTTGCGGCTGGCATAATTGACTTTGCGCAGCAGCTTGAGGCTACTGGTCTGGATGTGCAATTCGGCTGTGTAGGTTACTATGGCAATATAAGAGGGGCTATCAATCTGGGCACTGCCGCCCAACTCGAATCATATCTCAACGAGCGCAATGGTGTTCCGCGATCCGGGACGAGTCGGGTTCGTGATTTTGCCGGCCTGGATAGTACCGCGCTACATGACGAAGCCGCAACCTTCGCTTCTGATCATAACACAAGTGCTGAGAATGGCATTGTAGGCGTTTTCTTTGCCGATTCCATGTTCAACTGGCGTTCAGGAGCTTCGAGGCAGTTCATCAATTTCACTGATGAATCTACCCAGCCCAGCGGCATTGCACATTGGGGAACGGAATACATGTGCCAGCAGCTCGCCGGACATGTGAACATTCATACAGTTTTCAGCGGTTTCAGTCTTAGTGACCCGTTTGTACCGGCGGATACGATCGCATCCTGGACAGACCTGTACGACGAACGTCCGTGGTGGATGTCGGAATGCACTGGTGGAACAATCGAGTTTATTGATCCAGGCGATGCCACGTTTGATCTGAGTAACCTGCCTGTAGTTGCGGCCATGTCTAACAGCTACCTGGTTACATTCACGACCAGTGATCCGGACGGTACCCATACCATCAGAATATATGTCTACGATGAAGGAGCCGATGGTGTCATCGAATTCATTGACATCCAATACGGACCCTGA
- a CDS encoding S8 family peptidase, with translation MHKILFFGLIIFFVTGAYASTGASGPVPNKFVVRLKPQIDPAHLNQALGRSDIFQQMSRLQLQIDLDGTEAWERTYVLHFDGQALSEVDVVSILGKDNIEFVEPDYYLEFFDLPHDSLFSNQWYLYNVGQPYLAVERVAGPYNDELITRVGIPGKDIRLIDIYQAPPAQTTRVVVAIVDSGIDLMHPELEGRIWRNNDEIPYNGIDDDHNGIVDDTIGYDVSGDVINILDPTGDIDPTDIHGHGTHCAGLVASNADGVGIVGVAPWVELMPVKIRPNGTSAVGAAGILYAVNAGAKIINVSWGTPFESVVLKDAIDFARRNGVLVCIAPGNTGDNTRFYPAAFDSTFVVGAGNSDGLMTDFSTYGAHIDLIAPGQDILSLRAADTDMYGPYPGLEPDVRIIADHYYLADGTSMATPIVAGAAALLLSVRPDLSLEELQDALLHGATDLLDPLSTGEFLPGPDTICGYGYLNIDASLALLEDGSVFIVEPIHRNRYESNIPIKIASVAGYSGGWSLEYAWGLNPEDWIWLASGASVPSDSLACIFDATNSSGFLSFRLTDDNGSISSVTIVYVRSNHLEITSPINGEELFYSIPIYGSVYGPDFDSVIFSYRDGLGSLEWLGTSTGEFFDSLMFDWSVSGSDTGHFVIYVDGFFGEQREIDSVAIHVSSAFALGWPQHTGGRGGMTPVCADLNHDGVNEVIVPTTAGLAMYRGDNGQVIDGFPILPNKDMRCVPAIYDVDGDGWDEIIATNTDGIHIIHWDGTPIIDDVLLECYTGLIAYEYAYPNPTIGRLRVDAEQGATPDSAILILNKLGQVLAYRFDGEPYFFGLEGLFAQFSDRISFSYGIGGGTSPFVAATNLDDDEWFEVIASYSSPYPYTGLGVFGGADGQPVYGDDNPTVLSIPSVYGTVLTDLDEDNLPEIVVAGWEFGMSRIWALTRGVDNLPGWPVDLPSVVGWIGSYPIAADLDLDGSPEILVTFFEFDIASLFIFRADGTPYVSRDGRPVGEAFSAPMTFGTPGVANLLGDTYPEIIFRSGYILPGTGPEQLHILDHNAVPIPGWPRVTPARSSNVVSSRYAPLVDDIDGDGLVELALLSDGHELLVWNFEASIDDGSNTFRFLGDNLNSGQMGSVRVSTDIDDGVAVLPRRVSLRQNYPNPFNPKTRIVFSVPTRRYVKLTVYNILGQEVQTLMDGEVNAGSHEVDFIGSDYATGVYLYRLEAGKNIINRKMLLIK, from the coding sequence ATGCACAAGATACTGTTTTTTGGGCTAATCATATTTTTTGTAACGGGCGCATACGCTTCTACAGGTGCGTCTGGTCCCGTTCCCAATAAATTCGTTGTACGACTGAAACCGCAGATCGATCCTGCTCATCTGAATCAGGCACTGGGCAGAAGTGATATTTTTCAGCAGATGTCTCGATTGCAGCTGCAGATTGATCTCGACGGCACAGAAGCGTGGGAGCGGACCTATGTGCTGCATTTTGATGGGCAGGCGTTGTCCGAGGTCGATGTAGTCTCGATACTGGGGAAGGATAACATCGAGTTTGTCGAACCTGATTACTATCTTGAGTTCTTCGATCTGCCCCATGATTCCTTATTCTCAAACCAGTGGTATTTGTACAATGTGGGACAGCCCTATCTGGCTGTAGAGCGCGTGGCCGGGCCATACAATGATGAATTGATCACAAGGGTTGGGATCCCCGGCAAAGATATCCGGCTTATCGACATATACCAGGCTCCTCCGGCTCAGACAACCAGAGTCGTAGTAGCTATAGTCGATAGCGGCATCGATCTGATGCATCCTGAACTTGAAGGCAGAATCTGGCGTAACAACGATGAAATTCCCTACAACGGTATCGATGACGACCACAACGGCATCGTGGATGATACTATCGGCTATGACGTTTCCGGCGATGTGATCAACATTCTTGATCCCACAGGTGATATTGACCCAACCGACATTCATGGTCATGGAACGCACTGTGCAGGTCTTGTTGCATCAAACGCCGATGGGGTGGGCATAGTAGGCGTGGCACCCTGGGTAGAGTTGATGCCGGTAAAGATACGTCCCAACGGTACCAGTGCGGTAGGGGCGGCAGGTATCCTCTACGCCGTCAATGCCGGTGCCAAGATTATCAACGTGAGTTGGGGAACACCATTTGAATCTGTCGTGCTCAAGGATGCTATCGATTTTGCCCGGCGTAATGGAGTTCTGGTCTGTATCGCTCCCGGCAACACCGGTGACAACACCAGGTTCTATCCGGCCGCGTTCGATTCCACATTCGTGGTCGGAGCCGGGAATTCCGATGGACTTATGACCGATTTCTCAACCTACGGTGCGCATATTGATCTCATTGCCCCGGGGCAGGATATCCTATCTCTCAGGGCGGCAGATACTGACATGTATGGACCTTACCCAGGGCTGGAGCCGGATGTACGAATCATTGCCGATCATTATTACCTTGCGGACGGTACTTCGATGGCGACTCCGATTGTTGCCGGAGCGGCCGCGTTGCTGCTGTCGGTACGACCTGATCTTTCCCTTGAAGAACTTCAGGATGCTCTTTTACACGGCGCTACTGATCTTCTGGACCCGCTCAGTACGGGGGAGTTTCTTCCCGGTCCGGATACCATTTGCGGTTATGGATACCTTAATATCGATGCTTCCCTCGCGTTGCTGGAAGATGGAAGTGTATTCATCGTGGAGCCAATCCATCGTAATCGGTATGAAAGTAACATTCCAATCAAGATAGCCTCTGTGGCTGGCTACTCCGGTGGTTGGAGCCTCGAATATGCATGGGGACTCAACCCGGAGGACTGGATATGGCTTGCCTCGGGTGCGTCTGTACCTTCTGATTCGCTCGCCTGCATTTTTGATGCCACAAACAGTTCCGGATTCCTGAGTTTCAGGTTGACTGACGACAATGGTTCAATATCGAGCGTTACTATTGTCTACGTTCGATCAAATCATCTTGAGATAACTTCTCCCATCAATGGGGAGGAGCTTTTCTATAGCATTCCTATCTATGGTTCTGTCTACGGACCGGATTTCGATTCGGTAATTTTCTCCTACCGTGACGGTTTAGGGAGTTTGGAGTGGTTGGGAACATCAACTGGAGAATTTTTTGATTCCTTGATGTTCGACTGGTCAGTGTCCGGGTCTGATACTGGCCATTTCGTGATTTATGTGGACGGGTTTTTTGGTGAACAAAGAGAGATTGACTCGGTTGCCATACACGTAAGTTCGGCGTTTGCTCTGGGCTGGCCGCAACACACCGGTGGGCGAGGAGGAATGACACCAGTCTGTGCCGATCTCAATCACGACGGCGTGAACGAGGTGATTGTCCCGACAACAGCCGGACTCGCCATGTACCGTGGTGACAATGGTCAGGTGATTGATGGTTTCCCCATTCTACCGAATAAGGACATGCGGTGCGTACCGGCCATTTATGATGTGGATGGTGACGGATGGGATGAAATCATTGCTACCAATACAGACGGTATTCACATCATTCACTGGGATGGCACACCGATAATCGATGATGTCTTGCTGGAGTGTTACACGGGACTGATTGCCTATGAATATGCCTACCCCAACCCTACTATCGGTCGCCTGCGTGTGGATGCGGAGCAGGGTGCCACGCCCGATTCAGCTATTCTTATTCTCAACAAGCTGGGTCAGGTTTTGGCCTATCGGTTTGATGGCGAGCCTTATTTCTTTGGGTTGGAAGGTCTTTTTGCCCAGTTCAGTGATCGCATCTCATTTTCCTATGGGATCGGCGGCGGGACTTCACCCTTTGTGGCTGCCACCAATCTGGATGATGACGAATGGTTTGAAGTAATCGCGTCCTACAGTTCTCCATATCCGTATACGGGTTTGGGTGTGTTCGGTGGCGCTGACGGTCAACCAGTCTATGGTGATGATAACCCTACTGTGTTGAGTATCCCCAGCGTGTATGGGACTGTACTGACTGATCTCGACGAGGATAATCTTCCTGAGATTGTAGTGGCTGGCTGGGAGTTCGGAATGTCCCGAATCTGGGCTCTGACGCGCGGTGTCGATAACCTGCCGGGCTGGCCGGTGGATCTACCGAGTGTAGTGGGCTGGATCGGCTCTTATCCCATAGCTGCGGATCTTGATCTGGATGGTTCTCCGGAGATACTCGTTACCTTCTTTGAATTTGATATTGCCTCGCTCTTTATCTTCCGCGCTGATGGTACACCATATGTCTCTCGCGATGGGCGACCGGTCGGTGAAGCCTTTTCCGCGCCGATGACTTTTGGTACGCCAGGAGTGGCGAACCTTCTTGGCGACACCTACCCTGAGATCATCTTCCGGTCCGGCTATATCCTGCCAGGTACCGGTCCGGAGCAACTCCATATTCTTGATCACAATGCTGTCCCGATTCCCGGTTGGCCCAGAGTTACACCGGCCCGTTCCAGCAATGTCGTTTCATCGCGTTACGCACCTCTGGTGGACGATATTGACGGAGATGGTTTGGTTGAACTGGCGCTACTGAGTGATGGCCATGAATTGCTGGTCTGGAATTTCGAGGCTTCTATCGATGACGGTAGCAATACTTTCCGATTCCTGGGCGACAATCTTAACAGCGGCCAGATGGGTTCAGTAAGGGTTTCCACTGACATAGATGATGGCGTAGCCGTTCTGCCAAGAAGAGTATCGCTTCGTCAGAACTACCCAAACCCATTCAACCCAAAGACCAGGATCGTCTTCTCTGTCCCCACTCGTCGGTATGTCAAACTGACTGTGTACAATATTCTTGGCCAGGAAGTACAAACACTTATGGACGGGGAAGTGAATGCCGGTTCCCATGAGGTCGATTTCATAGGTTCTGATTACGCCACTGGTGTGTACTTGTACCGATTGGAAGCGGGGAAGAACATAATTAACCGAAAAATGCTCCTGATAAAATGA
- a CDS encoding T9SS type A sorting domain-containing protein has product MLWNKMKAVRVIDDHFAVGISDDAVIVAELVDSLRAFEVIRVAPVDFLPTDLKEFDTLLIVRAEDNRLSAYRIASLPDLECLWTVDPGIVFADFTFHEKSLYFSSWYDGLWRFTLDADNRAQFVDSSMVGILMTDLAIDNDTLYALDEYNGIARYALDGYDFGQFLDYLYVSFEASGFVRLDSIFLITQKTGGVVTGSFGRQGLGIIDTLADVGNPRQIYLTADELVFVEDRFVRVLNRSTLEVTNITEIKIGGFTGDMFIWKGREHLILPRDERGLIAFDLLNPYLPRSMLYRSGPVEDILVVDGRLITGGGANPIDVFSFDVDLTPQLNYTMYEDLTNVQALQNNGDTLIAYLADSNKIVFIVQSLDPDSFFIERSFYLDDTLAGELLWLDHKLDSVNVIMTVGRSRIQTYTISDSTIITAMEPWHFEGRITSILVHSNILFVATSRNQLSTHLITPDFELEQLSIENLTGPAYEMIWTDNRLLVPVYYDLAIYDMTDPRKPEVDTVINLPLTVLASDRTEETLCMVGPEGIGVMDMTGDYPELIAFGGEGGTMIDVDGDLLVASDGGSINIYNIAHTDQPNEPPILPTSFVTEQNYPNPFNTGTTIQYCLFTRSHVEIDVFNVLGQRVRTLVNADQSANSYEITWDGTNNRHQSVASGVYFYRVRAGDFVATRKMLLLK; this is encoded by the coding sequence ATGCTCTGGAACAAGATGAAGGCTGTGCGAGTCATCGACGACCACTTTGCAGTGGGAATTTCTGACGATGCCGTAATCGTTGCGGAGTTGGTGGATTCCCTGCGAGCCTTTGAAGTAATCCGGGTTGCCCCGGTTGATTTCTTGCCGACCGATCTGAAAGAATTTGATACCTTGTTGATAGTGCGTGCCGAGGACAATCGTCTCAGTGCCTACCGGATTGCCAGTCTTCCCGACCTGGAGTGTCTCTGGACGGTGGATCCGGGTATCGTATTTGCCGACTTCACCTTTCATGAAAAATCACTCTACTTCTCTTCCTGGTACGATGGGCTGTGGCGGTTCACATTGGATGCAGACAACCGGGCCCAGTTTGTGGACTCCAGTATGGTTGGTATTCTGATGACCGACCTTGCGATAGACAACGATACATTGTATGCCCTTGACGAATACAATGGCATAGCTCGCTACGCTCTTGACGGGTACGATTTCGGACAGTTCCTCGACTACCTGTATGTATCTTTCGAAGCCTCAGGATTTGTGCGGCTGGATTCGATTTTCCTGATTACCCAGAAAACTGGTGGTGTTGTGACCGGTTCCTTTGGTCGACAGGGTCTGGGTATTATTGATACCTTGGCGGATGTCGGTAATCCCCGGCAGATATATCTAACCGCAGACGAATTGGTGTTTGTAGAGGACCGTTTTGTCCGAGTGCTTAATCGGTCAACTCTGGAAGTGACGAACATTACCGAGATCAAAATCGGTGGGTTCACCGGTGATATGTTCATCTGGAAGGGAAGGGAGCATTTGATTCTTCCCCGGGACGAGCGAGGACTAATCGCCTTTGACTTGCTCAATCCGTATCTTCCTCGGTCTATGCTGTATCGTTCGGGACCGGTGGAGGATATACTAGTAGTTGATGGACGGCTCATCACCGGCGGGGGAGCGAATCCTATAGATGTGTTTTCCTTTGATGTCGATCTGACGCCACAGTTGAATTATACTATGTACGAAGATCTGACCAATGTCCAGGCTCTGCAGAACAATGGTGATACTCTGATCGCCTATCTCGCTGACTCCAACAAGATTGTGTTCATTGTTCAGTCTCTTGATCCGGACTCGTTTTTCATTGAGCGTTCTTTCTATCTGGATGATACCCTGGCTGGTGAGTTGCTATGGCTCGATCACAAGCTCGATAGCGTTAATGTAATCATGACCGTTGGCAGGTCCCGCATCCAGACCTACACTATCTCAGATTCAACTATTATTACTGCTATGGAGCCGTGGCATTTCGAGGGTCGCATCACATCTATACTGGTTCACAGCAATATATTGTTTGTAGCCACCTCCAGGAATCAACTCTCAACCCACCTGATTACACCCGATTTTGAGCTGGAGCAATTATCGATAGAGAACCTCACCGGACCGGCCTACGAAATGATTTGGACGGACAACCGTCTGCTGGTTCCGGTTTATTATGACCTCGCCATCTATGATATGACTGATCCTCGCAAGCCCGAAGTTGATACCGTAATCAATCTTCCACTGACCGTCCTGGCTTCGGACAGAACCGAAGAGACTCTCTGTATGGTTGGTCCTGAGGGGATAGGTGTTATGGATATGACCGGCGATTACCCCGAGCTTATAGCTTTCGGTGGGGAAGGGGGCACTATGATTGATGTTGACGGTGACCTCCTGGTGGCATCTGATGGCGGTTCCATCAATATTTACAACATCGCCCATACAGATCAGCCGAATGAGCCGCCGATACTGCCAACCAGCTTTGTGACCGAACAGAACTACCCTAATCCGTTCAACACCGGAACTACTATCCAGTATTGTCTATTCACGCGGTCACACGTAGAGATTGACGTCTTCAATGTTCTGGGGCAGCGAGTGCGAACATTGGTGAATGCGGACCAATCTGCTAACTCATATGAAATCACTTGGGATGGTACCAACAACAGACATCAGTCTGTCGCCAGCGGTGTATATTTCTACCGCGTCCGGGCCGGGGATTTTGTGGCTACCCGCAAGATGCTGCTGTTGAAGTGA
- the folE gene encoding GTP cyclohydrolase I FolE — protein sequence MGFDQAKIREGARLILEGIGEDLNREGLTRTPERIAEYFEEVLSGYASDPAAELRKYTTSNKDEMIILKDISFYSLCEHHLLPFFGKVHIAYIPQNDKVAGFSNMVNVIDILSHRLQVQERMTSEIADAMLKALDPKGVLVVVEAEHLCLTMRGIKKPGSRIVTSAVRGMLRKTATRYEALSLMGRGV from the coding sequence GTGGGTTTCGATCAGGCAAAGATTAGAGAGGGAGCCCGACTGATCCTGGAAGGGATCGGCGAAGACCTCAATCGCGAAGGGTTGACACGTACCCCCGAACGGATAGCGGAGTATTTTGAGGAAGTGCTTTCCGGCTATGCTTCCGACCCCGCCGCCGAACTACGCAAATACACTACCAGCAACAAGGACGAGATGATCATCCTCAAAGACATCTCGTTCTATTCGTTATGCGAGCATCACCTGCTGCCGTTTTTTGGCAAGGTGCATATTGCCTATATTCCGCAGAACGACAAAGTGGCAGGGTTCTCCAATATGGTCAACGTTATCGACATTCTTTCGCATCGTTTGCAGGTACAGGAACGAATGACCTCCGAGATCGCCGATGCCATGCTCAAGGCACTCGACCCTAAAGGTGTTCTCGTCGTTGTTGAAGCTGAACACTTGTGTTTGACCATGCGGGGAATCAAAAAACCCGGCAGTAGGATAGTGACCTCGGCGGTGCGTGGTATGTTGCGCAAAACTGCCACACGCTACGAAGCCCTCTCGCTTATGGGCAGAGGTGTGTAA
- the ftsH gene encoding ATP-dependent zinc metalloprotease FtsH, whose amino-acid sequence MSRFYKKKSSRPPGQDRGDREPGGLKGQGRSLLFWVALALIVVVGWTYVNGLNQERAQITYSEFVVQIDQTNLEEVAFRDQEIEGTLKEARSFESSTGGATFSKFRTRIPFPDFNYELVKRLEAQNVRIIADADSAFLGYILAAAPWIILVFIWLFFIRQMQGGGGPKGLFSFGKSKAKLVTDERPKVTFDDVAGADEAKEELGEIIEFLKEPGKFQKLGGKIPKGALLLGAPGIGKTLLARAVAGEADVPFFSMSGSDFVEMFVGVGASRVRDLFEQGKKNAPCIIFIDEIDAVGRHRGAGLGGGHDEREQTLNQLLVEMDGFESNEGVILLAATNRPDVLDPALLRPGRFDRQIVVPHPDIKGRLGILEVHALKIKKADDVDLSAVARGTPGMSGADLANLVNEAALLAARWDHESVTMSDFEEAKDKVMMGATRKSLVITEEEKKIIAYHEAGHTLVAKFQPKADPIYKVSIIPRGMALGITQSLPIDEKHTHAKDYLEATLTVLMGGRVAEVIVFDQLDTGAGNDLERATKLARKMVCNWGMSDKLGPVTLGRTEEHVFLGREMSRPKDYSDATAELIDSEVRAVIELAEERAREILSTNLDSLHKLAEALLEKETIDSEEVDKIIGRSPGDLETVEPPTPTPTPEA is encoded by the coding sequence GTGTCCAGGTTTTATAAAAAGAAAAGCTCTCGCCCGCCAGGGCAGGATCGCGGTGATCGCGAACCTGGTGGACTCAAGGGTCAGGGACGCTCGCTTCTATTCTGGGTGGCTCTGGCACTTATTGTAGTCGTTGGCTGGACCTACGTCAACGGTCTCAACCAGGAACGGGCTCAGATTACCTATTCGGAGTTCGTAGTTCAGATCGACCAGACAAATTTGGAAGAAGTCGCTTTCAGAGATCAGGAGATCGAAGGGACTCTCAAGGAAGCTCGTTCGTTCGAATCAAGCACCGGCGGTGCGACTTTTTCCAAGTTCCGCACCCGGATACCATTCCCAGATTTCAATTATGAACTGGTGAAGCGACTTGAGGCACAGAACGTCAGGATCATCGCCGATGCTGATAGCGCCTTTTTGGGCTATATTCTGGCTGCTGCGCCCTGGATAATCCTGGTTTTCATCTGGCTGTTCTTCATTCGCCAGATGCAGGGTGGAGGCGGTCCCAAGGGATTGTTTTCCTTTGGCAAGAGCAAGGCCAAGTTGGTAACGGATGAACGCCCCAAGGTTACCTTTGACGATGTAGCCGGGGCTGATGAAGCCAAGGAGGAGCTGGGAGAGATCATCGAATTTCTCAAGGAGCCCGGCAAGTTCCAGAAGCTGGGCGGAAAAATCCCCAAAGGAGCACTCTTGCTGGGCGCACCAGGAATCGGAAAAACTTTGCTGGCGCGAGCCGTCGCAGGAGAAGCGGACGTACCGTTTTTCTCTATGTCTGGTTCGGATTTTGTCGAGATGTTTGTCGGCGTAGGTGCCAGTCGAGTACGGGACCTGTTTGAGCAGGGGAAAAAGAACGCCCCGTGCATTATCTTTATTGATGAAATCGACGCGGTTGGGCGTCATCGCGGTGCCGGACTCGGTGGTGGGCATGATGAACGCGAACAGACCCTGAATCAATTGCTGGTCGAGATGGATGGCTTTGAATCCAACGAAGGTGTTATCCTGCTGGCCGCTACCAACCGACCCGATGTGCTCGATCCAGCACTGTTGCGTCCGGGACGTTTTGACCGTCAGATCGTAGTACCCCATCCTGATATCAAAGGACGCCTTGGAATACTCGAAGTACATGCCCTTAAGATCAAGAAGGCTGACGACGTGGACCTCTCTGCGGTCGCCCGGGGAACACCCGGCATGTCGGGGGCTGACCTTGCCAATCTCGTCAATGAAGCCGCCTTGCTGGCGGCACGCTGGGATCACGAGTCGGTGACCATGTCCGATTTCGAAGAGGCCAAGGACAAAGTTATGATGGGTGCGACCAGGAAATCGCTGGTCATTACCGAGGAAGAAAAAAAGATCATTGCTTATCATGAAGCCGGGCATACACTCGTAGCTAAGTTCCAGCCCAAAGCTGATCCGATATACAAGGTGTCGATTATCCCACGCGGGATGGCTCTCGGTATCACCCAGTCGCTTCCTATTGATGAGAAGCATACGCATGCCAAGGATTATCTCGAAGCTACCCTGACCGTTCTGATGGGCGGACGTGTGGCCGAAGTGATCGTTTTTGATCAATTGGATACCGGCGCGGGTAACGATCTGGAGCGCGCTACCAAACTGGCCAGGAAAATGGTCTGCAACTGGGGCATGTCGGACAAACTTGGACCGGTTACGCTGGGAAGAACCGAAGAACACGTTTTCCTCGGTCGAGAGATGTCCCGACCAAAAGATTACTCCGACGCAACGGCTGAGTTAATCGACAGTGAAGTGCGGGCCGTGATTGAGTTGGCCGAAGAGAGAGCGCGGGAGATTCTCTCGACCAATCTCGACAGCCTTCATAAACTGGCTGAGGCGTTGCTCGAGAAGGAAACCATCGACAGTGAAGAGGTCGACAAGATCATCGGTCGCTCACCCGGAGATCTTGAGACAGTAGAGCCGCCAACCCCGACTCCGACTCCGGAGGCATGA